From one [Ruminococcus] lactaris ATCC 29176 genomic stretch:
- a CDS encoding helix-turn-helix transcriptional regulator, with translation MQLKYVDTKEEIIAINRKSKHIEPHLHNALEIVCVTSGALELGVGQELYHMDKGDIGFVFPDVIHHYQVLTPGVNKATYLIASPFTIAKFADIMQSMAPEYPIIKAENVEPEVYRVINAILETEQSDIIVAQAYLQIVLARCIGKLNLVEKSNVGSNNLIYQTVSYISANFKKKFSLEEMAKDLGVSKYVLSRLFSKTFHRNFNQYLNDARLNYACHRLENTSDSITNICLDSGFESQRTFNRVFKERYKISPSDYRSTCVKDMLS, from the coding sequence ATGCAGTTAAAATATGTTGACACAAAAGAGGAGATCATAGCAATAAATAGAAAGTCAAAACATATTGAACCACATCTTCATAATGCATTGGAGATCGTTTGTGTAACAAGTGGAGCATTAGAACTCGGTGTCGGACAGGAACTATATCATATGGATAAAGGAGATATAGGCTTTGTATTTCCAGATGTTATTCATCACTATCAGGTACTGACACCCGGTGTAAATAAAGCGACTTATCTGATTGCATCGCCATTTACGATTGCCAAATTTGCAGATATCATGCAATCCATGGCTCCTGAATACCCGATCATCAAAGCGGAAAATGTTGAACCGGAGGTATATAGGGTTATAAATGCGATTTTAGAGACAGAACAGTCGGATATTATTGTTGCACAGGCATATCTTCAAATTGTGTTGGCACGTTGCATAGGAAAATTAAATTTGGTAGAAAAGAGTAATGTGGGGAGCAACAATCTTATTTACCAGACAGTTTCCTATATATCAGCAAATTTTAAGAAGAAATTTTCGTTGGAAGAGATGGCAAAAGATCTGGGGGTGAGCAAATATGTTTTATCCAGACTCTTTTCCAAAACTTTCCATAGAAACTTTAATCAATATCTTAACGATGCAAGGCTGAACTATGCATGCCATCGTTTGGAAAATACGAGTGATTCTATTACAAACATTTGTCTGGATAGTGGATTTGAAAGTCAGAGAACGTTTAATCGAGTATTTAAAGAAAGATATAAAATATCACCGAGTGATTATCGGAGTACTTGTGTGAAAGATATGTTGTCATAA
- a CDS encoding MFS transporter has translation MEEKKYLKWYNKIGYGSGDIAGNVVYAFLTSFMMPYLTDSVGLAAGVVGTLIAVSKLFDGFTDIFFGSMIDKTHSKMGKAKPWMLYGYIGCAITLVCCFTVPVSLGTTAKYAWFFISYTLLNGVFYTANNIAYSALTSLITKNSKERVQMGSYRFIFAFSTSLLIQAITVGFVDKCGGDAAAWRTVAIIYAIIGLVINTISALSVKELPEEELNEGEVKNDNEKYGMVQAFKLLVKNKYYMMICGTYILQQLYGAMIGAGIYYMTWVLKNKNLFGQFAWAVNIPLIIALIFTPTLVGKWKGMYKLNLRGYVLAVIGRALVVVAGYMGSVPLMMAFTALAALGQGPWQGDMNAVIASCSEYTYLTQGKRIDGTMYSCTSLGVKIGGGIGTAVVGWLLEFSGYIGTNATQPQSALDMMQFMYLWLPLIFDVLIMFVLSRMNVEDANKKLKAEKGIAADEVTDASDIN, from the coding sequence ATGGAAGAAAAAAAGTATTTGAAATGGTATAATAAAATTGGATACGGATCAGGTGATATTGCAGGTAATGTAGTCTATGCGTTCCTGACATCCTTCATGATGCCCTATCTGACAGACTCGGTAGGACTTGCTGCAGGTGTCGTAGGTACCCTGATTGCCGTATCAAAACTATTTGATGGTTTCACGGATATATTTTTTGGATCAATGATTGACAAAACACACAGTAAAATGGGAAAAGCGAAGCCATGGATGCTATACGGATATATTGGTTGTGCCATTACGCTGGTCTGCTGCTTTACAGTACCGGTCAGTTTGGGAACAACGGCTAAATATGCATGGTTCTTTATTTCATATACACTGTTAAATGGCGTGTTTTATACAGCAAACAATATTGCTTACTCAGCACTTACGTCACTGATTACAAAGAACAGCAAAGAGCGTGTGCAGATGGGATCTTACCGTTTTATTTTTGCATTTTCAACAAGTCTTCTGATTCAGGCGATTACAGTTGGATTTGTGGATAAATGTGGTGGAGATGCTGCGGCATGGAGAACGGTTGCTATTATCTATGCAATCATTGGTCTTGTCATAAATACGATTTCAGCACTTTCTGTTAAGGAACTTCCGGAGGAGGAACTTAATGAAGGAGAAGTAAAGAATGATAATGAAAAGTATGGAATGGTACAGGCATTCAAGCTTCTTGTCAAAAACAAATATTACATGATGATTTGTGGAACATATATTTTACAGCAGTTATATGGTGCCATGATTGGAGCTGGCATTTATTACATGACATGGGTACTGAAAAATAAGAATTTGTTTGGACAATTTGCATGGGCAGTAAATATTCCACTGATCATTGCCCTGATTTTCACACCGACATTAGTTGGTAAGTGGAAAGGTATGTATAAACTGAACTTAAGAGGTTATGTCTTAGCAGTCATCGGTAGAGCACTTGTTGTTGTTGCCGGATATATGGGTAGTGTTCCGCTGATGATGGCGTTTACAGCTCTTGCAGCCTTAGGTCAGGGACCATGGCAGGGAGATATGAATGCAGTTATCGCATCCTGCTCTGAATACACTTATCTTACACAGGGAAAGAGAATTGACGGAACGATGTACTCTTGTACTTCTCTTGGCGTAAAAATCGGTGGAGGTATTGGAACCGCTGTTGTTGGATGGCTGCTTGAGTTCAGTGGATATATCGGAACAAATGCAACTCAGCCGCAGTCTGCACTTGATATGATGCAGTTCATGTATCTTTGGCTTCCGTTAATCTTTGATGTATTGATTATGTTTGTACTTTCAAGAATGAATGTAGAAGATGCAAATAAAAAACTGAAAGCAGAAAAAGGAATTGCTGCAGATGAAGTAACAGATGCATCAGACATAAATTAG
- a CDS encoding glycoside hydrolase family 2 TIM barrel-domain containing protein yields the protein MIVPRYYEDLRVLHENTMPARAYFIPASKRMDNLMEHREESDRMQLLNGTWKFQYFNSIYDVQEPFFEKDYDTENFDEIQVPSVWQMAGYDTHQYTNIRYPFPFDPPYVPQDIPCGTYAHTFVYHKDENAPKAFLNFEGVDSCFYVWINGSYVGYSQVSHMTSEFDITDLLRDGENSIAVLVMKWCDGSYLEDQDKFRMSGIFRDVYILKRPKQAISDYHIKTRIEDMLAKVEIEMKFYSPLNVKISIEDRNGAVVALGSIAEEGTAVLEIASPELWNTENPYLYKLILETENEVIVDHIALRKIEIKDQVIYLNGQKIKFRGVNRHDSDPVTGFTISPEQITTDLTLMKQHNFNAIRSSHYPNAPFFYEMCDKYGFMVIDEADIEAHGPFMIYRKEDTDYNRFKRWNEKIADDPVWEEAIVDRVKLMVERDKNRFCIVMWSMGNESAYGCNFEKALEWTKNFDPDRITQYESARYRNYDETYDYSNLDVYSRMYPALSEIQEYLDKDGSKPFLLVEYCHSMGNGPGDFEDYFQMIQDNDKMCGGFVWEWCDHAIAHGTAENGKTIYAYGGDHGEEIHDGNFCMDGLVYPDRTVHTGLLEYKNVYRPARVISYDKESGELMLHNYMDFDDLKDYVKISYELTQDGLVISKGKLPEVSVAPHSEGKTNLKINVPENGKCYLKLIYHLKKELPLLDEEHILGFDEIEVSKDDAKCKLAEKWLQKTAVDSELQVNENDTQIHIKGREFAYTIDKRTALFTEMKFAGREYLNHPMELNIWRAPTDNDMYIKSEWKKAHYDKAYTRAYTTEVVQGKHGVKITSHASVVAETVQKILDVMITWKIEAAGKIDADIEVTKDDEFPDLPRFGVRMFLDKKLSAARYFGMGPQESYCDKHQASSHGLYQANVDDLHEDYIRPQENGSHYDCEYVELNNSRYGIVVSAENAFSFNASYYTQEELEKKTHNYELTESDSLVFCVDYALNGIGSNSCGPVVLEQYRFDDVLFRFQFTLIPYVKG from the coding sequence ATGATTGTACCACGTTATTATGAGGATTTAAGAGTACTGCATGAAAACACAATGCCAGCCAGAGCCTATTTTATTCCGGCATCCAAAAGAATGGATAACCTGATGGAGCACAGGGAAGAGTCAGACCGAATGCAGTTATTGAACGGAACTTGGAAGTTCCAGTATTTTAACAGTATCTATGATGTTCAGGAACCCTTCTTTGAGAAAGATTATGATACAGAAAATTTTGATGAGATTCAGGTTCCGAGTGTATGGCAGATGGCAGGATATGACACACATCAGTATACAAACATCAGGTATCCGTTCCCATTTGATCCACCGTATGTACCACAGGATATTCCATGTGGAACATATGCACATACCTTTGTTTATCACAAAGATGAAAATGCACCAAAAGCTTTCTTGAATTTTGAAGGAGTAGACAGTTGCTTTTATGTATGGATCAATGGCTCTTATGTAGGGTATAGCCAGGTTTCTCATATGACCAGTGAGTTTGATATCACCGACCTCCTTCGGGACGGAGAGAACAGCATAGCGGTTCTGGTCATGAAGTGGTGTGATGGTTCCTATTTGGAAGATCAGGACAAATTCCGTATGAGTGGTATTTTCCGGGATGTGTACATTTTGAAACGCCCAAAACAGGCAATCAGTGATTATCATATTAAAACAAGAATTGAGGATATGCTTGCGAAAGTAGAAATTGAAATGAAATTCTACTCTCCGTTAAATGTAAAAATTTCGATTGAAGATAGAAACGGAGCAGTTGTAGCACTAGGAAGTATTGCTGAAGAAGGAACAGCTGTATTAGAAATCGCAAGTCCGGAACTTTGGAATACAGAAAATCCATATCTATATAAACTGATTCTTGAAACAGAGAACGAAGTAATTGTAGATCACATTGCATTAAGAAAGATAGAGATTAAAGACCAGGTTATTTATTTAAATGGACAGAAGATTAAATTCCGTGGTGTCAATCGACATGATTCCGATCCGGTTACTGGATTTACAATCAGTCCGGAACAGATTACAACCGATCTTACGTTAATGAAGCAGCATAATTTTAATGCGATCCGTTCCAGCCACTATCCGAACGCACCATTTTTCTATGAAATGTGTGACAAGTATGGATTTATGGTAATAGATGAAGCAGATATTGAAGCTCATGGTCCATTTATGATCTACAGAAAAGAAGACACCGATTACAATCGATTCAAACGCTGGAATGAGAAGATTGCAGATGATCCGGTATGGGAAGAGGCAATCGTTGATCGAGTAAAACTCATGGTGGAACGTGACAAAAACCGTTTCTGTATTGTTATGTGGTCAATGGGAAATGAGAGTGCTTATGGCTGCAACTTTGAAAAAGCACTGGAATGGACAAAGAATTTTGATCCAGACCGTATCACACAATATGAGAGTGCAAGATATCGTAATTATGATGAAACATATGATTACAGCAATCTGGATGTGTACAGCCGGATGTACCCGGCACTTTCCGAAATTCAGGAATATCTGGATAAAGATGGAAGCAAACCCTTCCTTTTGGTAGAGTACTGTCACAGCATGGGAAACGGACCTGGAGATTTTGAAGATTACTTCCAGATGATTCAGGATAATGATAAAATGTGCGGCGGCTTTGTCTGGGAATGGTGTGACCATGCGATTGCTCATGGAACTGCTGAGAATGGAAAGACTATATATGCTTATGGGGGCGACCATGGCGAAGAAATTCATGATGGCAACTTCTGTATGGATGGATTAGTATATCCGGACAGAACGGTACATACAGGACTTTTGGAATACAAGAATGTTTATCGCCCGGCAAGGGTTATTTCCTATGACAAAGAAAGTGGAGAACTAATGCTTCATAACTACATGGATTTTGATGATTTGAAAGATTATGTGAAAATCAGTTATGAACTGACACAGGACGGTCTTGTAATCAGCAAAGGTAAACTTCCAGAAGTTTCAGTAGCACCACACAGTGAAGGAAAAACAAACCTTAAAATCAATGTGCCAGAGAATGGAAAATGTTATTTAAAACTTATTTACCATTTGAAAAAAGAATTACCATTATTGGATGAAGAACATATTCTTGGATTTGATGAAATTGAGGTAAGCAAAGATGATGCAAAATGTAAACTTGCAGAGAAATGGCTGCAAAAAACAGCAGTGGACTCTGAATTACAGGTAAATGAAAATGATACACAGATTCATATCAAGGGGCGTGAATTTGCTTATACCATAGACAAACGTACTGCACTCTTTACAGAGATGAAATTCGCAGGGCGGGAATACTTGAACCATCCGATGGAATTAAATATTTGGAGAGCTCCAACAGATAACGATATGTACATCAAGTCTGAATGGAAGAAAGCCCACTATGATAAAGCTTATACAAGAGCCTACACGACAGAGGTTGTGCAGGGAAAACATGGTGTGAAAATTACAAGCCATGCATCCGTTGTGGCAGAGACAGTACAGAAGATTCTTGATGTGATGATCACATGGAAAATAGAAGCTGCTGGAAAGATTGATGCAGATATTGAAGTAACAAAAGATGATGAATTCCCAGATTTGCCAAGATTTGGTGTGAGGATGTTCCTTGATAAAAAACTCTCAGCTGCAAGATACTTTGGAATGGGACCACAGGAAAGCTATTGTGACAAACATCAGGCTTCGAGCCACGGTTTGTATCAGGCAAATGTAGATGATTTGCATGAGGATTATATTCGCCCACAGGAAAATGGAAGCCATTATGATTGTGAATATGTAGAGCTTAACAACAGCCGATATGGAATTGTGGTATCTGCGGAAAATGCCTTCTCATTCAATGCTTCTTATTATACGCAGGAAGAACTTGAGAAGAAAACGCATAATTATGAACTGACAGAATCAGATAGTCTAGTATTTTGTGTTGACTATGCACTAAATGGCATTGGTTCTAATAGTTGTGGTCCAGTTGTATTGGAGCAGTACCGATTTGATGATGTATTATTCCGGTTTCAGTTTACACTGATACCGTATGTAAAGGGATAA